In Acidaminococcales bacterium, a single window of DNA contains:
- a CDS encoding polysaccharide biosynthesis protein: MTAHSSRMFLKGTLILAASGMIVKIIGTLNWIFLSRILGGEGIGIYQMGFPIYLMGLTLSSAGVPVAISILTAEKIALSDYSGARRVFALARRLLFGTGVFFMLAIIFGAGWLLDSQIIRDGRVYWSLIALAPAVFIVTYMSSMRGYLQGWQQMSPTALSEIAEQLLRVAAMLLFAFLLLPCGLEYGAAGASMGAGVGALAAFFVLLFFVRRLNKAQSMKFALAESIAGESDLSIIKRIFRLALPIALSSVMLPLVANLDMIIVPWRLAAAGFNVHDATRLFGYLTGMAIPLVNLATLLTAALTVSLVPAIAQSRALGDKRAIIEKAATAFRIAIFVTMPAAVGLYLLAGPVARVVYNSPAAAEIIKITSGAVFFLGLHQVSTGMLQGLGFTKIPAASMIVAAAAKVFLNWQLAAVPRLGILGAGWATVADISLAALLNMFFIWRNTGYFLEIKRLARVLLATAAMSAAILPILRWGGDGGAWNLFLAFLAGAAVYISCALFLGALPAKDINQIPIFGEFYAKTRKKAAGKNCTEIDFQKKQGR, encoded by the coding sequence ATGACAGCTCACAGCAGCCGGATGTTTTTAAAAGGGACGCTCATACTGGCGGCTTCCGGCATGATCGTAAAAATAATCGGGACGCTGAACTGGATATTCTTGTCAAGGATACTGGGCGGCGAAGGCATAGGCATTTACCAGATGGGTTTTCCCATATACCTTATGGGGCTGACGCTTTCCTCGGCCGGCGTGCCTGTAGCCATATCCATCCTGACGGCGGAAAAAATTGCCCTGTCTGATTATTCGGGCGCGCGGCGGGTATTTGCCCTCGCGCGGCGGCTGCTTTTTGGGACCGGCGTTTTTTTTATGCTGGCGATAATTTTCGGTGCGGGCTGGCTGCTGGATAGTCAAATCATCCGCGACGGCAGGGTTTACTGGTCGCTTATCGCCCTGGCGCCGGCGGTATTCATTGTTACCTATATGTCAAGCATGCGCGGTTATTTGCAAGGCTGGCAGCAAATGTCCCCGACCGCTTTGTCCGAGATTGCCGAGCAGCTTCTGCGGGTGGCGGCAATGCTGCTGTTTGCCTTTTTGCTATTGCCGTGCGGGCTCGAGTACGGCGCGGCCGGCGCCAGTATGGGCGCGGGCGTGGGAGCCCTGGCGGCGTTTTTTGTATTGCTGTTTTTTGTCAGGCGCTTAAACAAAGCGCAAAGCATGAAGTTTGCCCTTGCGGAAAGCATAGCGGGGGAAAGCGATCTGTCCATAATAAAACGCATTTTCCGCCTGGCGCTGCCGATAGCGCTGTCCAGCGTCATGCTGCCCCTGGTCGCCAACCTTGACATGATAATAGTTCCCTGGCGTTTGGCGGCGGCGGGATTTAACGTGCATGATGCAACAAGGCTGTTTGGCTACCTGACCGGCATGGCCATCCCCCTGGTCAACCTGGCTACGCTTTTGACGGCTGCCCTCACCGTATCCTTGGTGCCCGCCATAGCGCAGTCGCGTGCGCTCGGCGACAAAAGGGCCATAATAGAAAAAGCCGCCACGGCGTTCAGGATAGCGATTTTTGTTACTATGCCCGCCGCCGTCGGCCTTTATCTCTTAGCCGGGCCGGTTGCCCGGGTAGTTTACAATTCCCCGGCGGCCGCCGAAATCATCAAGATAACCAGCGGAGCGGTCTTTTTTTTGGGGCTTCATCAGGTAAGCACGGGAATGTTGCAGGGGCTTGGGTTTACCAAAATACCGGCTGCCAGCATGATCGTCGCGGCGGCGGCCAAAGTATTTCTGAACTGGCAGCTGGCCGCCGTGCCCCGGCTTGGCATACTAGGGGCGGGCTGGGCGACGGTCGCCGATATTTCTTTGGCGGCTTTGCTCAATATGTTTTTTATCTGGCGCAACACGGGTTATTTTCTTGAAATAAAGCGGCTGGCGCGCGTACTTTTGGCCACGGCGGCCATGTCGGCCGCCATACTGCCCATTCTGCGCTGGGGGGGGGATGGCGGCGCTTGGAACCTGTTTTTGGCTTTTTTGGCGGGGGCGGCGGTATACATTTCCTGCGCGTTGTTTTTGGGCGCCCTGCCGGCAAAAGACATAAACCAGATACCGATTTTCGGCGAATTTTACGCGAAAACCCGAAAAAAAGCCGCCGGTAAAAACTGCACGGAAATCGATTTTCAAAAAAAGCAGGGAAGATAG